One Paroedura picta isolate Pp20150507F chromosome 16, Ppicta_v3.0, whole genome shotgun sequence genomic region harbors:
- the PSMB5 gene encoding proteasome subunit beta type-5, producing MALASLLEPQQPVNRAGYFGLGAGCEFRPPALGACGGGEKGAEASGLPLALAAPCPGTAAGDAKIELLHGTTTLAFKFQHGVIVAVDSRATAGVYIASQTVKKVIEINPYLLGTMAGGAADCSFWERLLARQCRIYELRNKERISVAAASKLLANMVYQYKGMGLSMGTMICGWDKRGPGLYYVDSEGNRISGTVFSVGSGSVYAYGVMDRGYSPDLSVEEAYDLARRAIYQATYRDAYSGGTVNLYHVRQEGWIRVSSDDVAKLHESFGGTPAETVA from the exons ATGGCGCTGGCCAGCCTGCTGGAGCCGCAGCAGCCCGTGAACCGGGCCGGGTACTTCGGGTTGGGCGCCGGCTGTGAGTTCCGGCCGCCCGCGCTGGGCGCTTGCggcgggggagagaagggggcggAGGCctcgggcctgcccttggccctgGCCGCCCCTTGCCCCGGCACCGCCGCGGGGGACGCCAAGATCGAGCTCTTGCACGGGACCACCACGCTGGCCTTCAAG ttCCAGCATGGGGTGATAGTGGCGGTGGACTCGCGGGCCACGGCGGGAGTCTACATCGCATCCCAGACGGTGAAGAAGGTCATCGAGATCAACCCTTACCTCCTGGGCACCATGGCGGGCGGCGCGGCAGACTGCAGCTTCTGGGAGCGCCTGCTGGCCCGGCAGTGCCGCATCTACGAACTCCGCAACAAGGAGCGCATCTCGGTGGCGGCAGCCTCCAAACTGCTGGCCAACATGGTGTATCAGTACAAGGGCATGGGGCTGTCTATGGGCACCATGATCTGTGGCTGGGACAAGCGAGGGCCAG GCCTGTACTACGTGGACAGCGAAGGGAATCGGATCTCGGGCACGGTTTTCTCCGTGGGGTCCGGTTCGGTCTACGCCTACGGGGTGATGGACCGGGGCTACTCTCCGGACCTCTCGGTGGAGGAAGCCTACGACCTGGCCCGCCGTGCCATTTACCAGGCCACGTACCGGGACGCCTACTCGGGGGGCACCGTCAACCTTTACCACGTCCGCCAGGAGGGCTGGATCCGCGTTTCCAGTGACGACGTGGCCAAACTGCACGAATCATTCGGCGGCACCCCTGCGGAGACCGTGGCTTAA
- the C16H14orf93 gene encoding uncharacterized protein C14orf93 homolog — MSFSATILFSPPNAKEAKCCCCTCKREPGAPTAAPAPPPSPPCTPITVTGTGLAVQSSEQLLHVIYQRVEKAVGLAEMSLSLAKANNQALQRLEEEMGVVRQATAPPVKASPLCVPVEQRDENEEEDEREAEGFQNGVQVVIEELRQLGAAAGPPGHLGFSPALLGPGGLGGVAEESPTVDTSVQRAYAAPSSPVPQTILPPLDEPSLSCPDVSPNSTTLEDVIHGEPRFSLGFASLPCRSRSIGQKNARRKRDLVLSKLVHNVHNHIANDKRFDGSESIKSSWNISVVKFLLEKLKHELVSNHHNYTDKELKGACVAYFLTKRREYRNSLNPFKGLKEKEEKKLRSRRYRLFANRSGVARLLGPEEQRAWQGVTEELMSDEEDSLSEPGVWVARPPRFRASPLTQLCYRLDANSKHGTKANRVYGPPSDRLPSAEIQLLPPHLYNTHFQEEDARAGTPPCPPGHKGFCPDLSPFVEIKVEKDE; from the exons ATGTCCTTCAGTGCCACCATCTTGTTCTCCCCTCCCAACGCCAAAGAAGCCAAGTGCTGCTGCTGCACCTGCAAGCGGGAACCTGGCGCTCCAACGGCGGCCCCGGCACCTCCTCCATCCCCGCCCTGCACACCCATCACCGTCACAGGGACCGGACTGGCCGTGCAGTCTTCGGAGCAGCTCCTCCATGTCATCTATCAGCGGGTCGAAAAGGCCGTGGGCCTGGCCGAGATGTCTCTGAGCTTGGCCAAAGCCAACAACCAGGCCCTGCAGCGCCTCGAAGAGGAAATGGGGGTGGTGCGCCAGGCGACGGCCCCTCCTGTCAAAGCCAGCCCCCTGTGTGTGCCGGTGGAGCAGCGAGacgagaacgaggaggaggatgaaAGAGAGGCCGAAGGCTTCCAAAATGGCGTCCAAGTGGTCATAGAAGAGCTGAGGCAGCTGGGCGCAGCCGCGGGGCCACCTGGACACTTGGGCTTCTCTCCTGCGCTGCTGGGACCTGGGGGGCTTGGCGGG GTGGCAGAAGAATCTCCCACCGTAGACACCTCCGTGCAGCGGGCCTATGCTGCACCGTCTTCTCCCGTCCCTCAGACGATTCTTCCGCCCCTGGATGAGCCTTCTCTCTCTTGCCCCGATGTGTCTCCCAACAGCACCACCCTGGAGGATGTGATCCACGGGGAACCACGTTTTTCTCTTGGCTTTGCGAGTCTTCCTTGCAGGAGCCGGAGCATCGGGCAGAAAAACGCCAGACGCAAGAGGGATTTGGTCCTTTCG AAACTGGTTCACAATGTCCATAATCATATCGCCAACGACAAACGGTTCGATGGCTCTGAGAG CATTAAATCTTCATGGAATATCTCCGTGGTGAAATTCTTGCTGGAGAAACTGAAGCATGAATTGGTATCCAATCACCACAATTATACAGACAAAGAGCTCAAAG GAGCCTGCGTTGCCTACTTTCTGACCAAGCGTCGCGAATACCGTAACTCCCTCAACCCCTTCAAAGGTCtcaaagagaaggaggagaagaaactaCGCAGCAGACGCTATCGG CTTTTTGCAAACCGCTCGGGGGTGGCGCGTCTCCTGGGGCCCGAGGAGCAGCGTGCGTGGCAAGGGGTGACCGAAGAGCTCATGTCGGACGAGGAGGACAGCCTGAGCGAGCCGGGGGTGTGGGTGGCGCGGCCCCCGCGATTCCGTGCTTCTCCCCTCACCCAGCTCTGCTACCGCCTTGACGCCAACTCGAAGCACGGCACCAAAGCCAACCGGGTCTACGGGCCACCCTCGGATCGCTTGCCCTCCGCGGAAATCcagcttctccctccccacctttaCAACACTCACTTTCAAGAGGAAGACGCCCGGGCTGGCACCCCCCCTTGCCCGCCTGGCCACAAAGGCTTCTGCCCTGACCTCAGCCCCTTCGTGGAGATCAAGGTGGAGAAGGACGAGTGA